In Mytilus edulis chromosome 4, xbMytEdul2.2, whole genome shotgun sequence, the following proteins share a genomic window:
- the LOC139521555 gene encoding uncharacterized protein — MYSVNTFKQFLNDIKSETREIYTIEPTELDTYLQEFFIGIRKQTKNENEEKEYQPGTLSGFHGMINRYLSLNGYTHDIMKDLTFKKSRDCLMAKKKHLKELGLSNLPNAAEAIESDEEEELFYSGAFGTSNPDSLLAAIWYLNTIHFGLRGSHEHR, encoded by the coding sequence ATGTACAGTGTTAATACATTTAAACAGTTTTTAAATGATATCAAATCAGAAACGAGAGAAATATATACAATTGAACCAACTGAACTTGACACATATTTGCAAGAATTTTTCATTGGTAttagaaaacaaactaaaaatgaaaacgagGAAAAAGAATATCAGCCAGGTACACTAAGTGGCTTTCATGGCATGATTAATCGATATCTATCTTTGAATGGTTACACCCATGATATTATGAAAGATCTTACTTTCAAAAAATCAAGGGATTGTCTTATGGCCAAGAAAAAACACCTGAAAGAACTTGGACTTAGTAATCTACCTAACGCTGCTGAGGCCATTGAGTCCGATGAGGAAGAAGAATTGTTTTATTCTGGAGCATTTGGAACTTCAAACCCAGATAGTCTCCTTGCTGCCATTTGGTACCTAAATACTATACACTTTGGTCTCCGAGGATCACACGAACATCGCTAG